The Mycobacterium haemophilum DSM 44634 sequence AGGTGATACCAGCACAGCAGACCTCGACACCACCACTCGAAGCTAAATCCGCCAACATCTTTGGCGTAGCCGAGGCCTACCTCGAGGTATGCCGCCGCCACGAGGTGGGAGAAACTGGTTGATGAGATTACTCACACATCCGGGTCCTTCGGGGAAGTGCTTACGAGGCTGAACACGGGAGCAATGAGGTCGGTCGCAGTTAACGATGGCCGGGCGGCCGCTCCGCGTCAGGCGTGGCCAACTGCCTCGCATCGGGTATATCGCACAGGCCACCGGACAGGCCTTCCGCGTCGCGGATACCCGCGGATACCTATGCAGCTAAGGGTGTTGGATGCGTTGTCAGCGTTGACTGTGTGACAGGAACAACCAGAGATCACCGACAAGGCCGGGTTGGTCCAGAGGCCGCGGCGGTCTAGCATACCAATAACGGCAATCTCGATAGCGCCGATGGTTCAGATGGATTAGGCGTTGGCATCATCGTGATCATCCGGCACGGGGTTGTGTGACGAGCTGGCTCGTGACGCCAACAACTACCAATAGCAAGAGGGGCCTCGCCGCAGATGTCGGGCAGCCGCTCCTTTTTCACGTGAGGAGTAATCGGACATGACGACCAACTACGAGTTCGGGGACCTGGACCCGCTTGGTGACTTGGACGGTTACGAGGCCGCCGCCCAGGCGGCGTCGTTAGAGTCCGAGTACCCGATCAGCGCCGATGATATGAGGGCTGACTTTTGGGATACTACCGACTGGACGGGCCTGGACGGTCCGGTGGCCGCCGGCTTGGGCGAGGCAGCCTCGGTTGGCCGGTTGTCGGTGCCGCAGAGCTGGGAGACGACCCACCAGGCGACCGTTGGGACGCCGCCCTCATGGCCGATGGGCTACCTGGCCGCGAAGGCCCAAACCGAGGAAGGCCAGATGCTCTACGGGATACCGGTGGAGAACACGGCCGAGATGCCCCATAACCCATACGACCTGTAGCGGCCGCCGCTGTCCAGGACCTGCCCCACACCCGCCATGCGCCGGTGCTGCTAACCACTGAATGGCACCACTCCCGTCGTTACCTAAGCCCAGCATTGCCCCGAACAGTCCGCCAATACCTTGGTGCTGAATGCAATTCGCGACGAACCGGACCGGGGCCGCGCCGTCGCTGTGATGTCGGCGAGCTGATTCGAGTCCCGCCGGAGCGCACTGCCAGGCGATGAACACTCAGGTTTGTCTTCCGCGTCCGATGCCAATGCCCTGCACGGCTAGGCAAACCTCGCGGGTTGGGTCGAACAGGCGAGTAGCGTGCGGCATATGGACAGCTCGACTGGTGTGTGGATTCTCGGCGGCTACCAGACCGATTTCGCTCGCAACTTCAGCAAAGAAAACCGCGACTTCGCGGCGCTGACCGCCGAGGTCGTACCGGGCACGCTCGCATCGGCCAAGGTGGACGCCACCGACATAGCCGCCACAGGAGTCATCCACGTCGCGAACGCGTTCGGCGAGATGTTCGCCAGCCAGGGCCACCTCGGCGCGATGCCGGCCACGGTGTGCGATGAACTCTGGAACACACCTGCCTCACGGCACGAAGCCGCATGCGCATCCGGCAGCGTCGCCACGCTCGCGGCGATGGCCGACCTGCGGTCAGCCGCATACGATATCGCGCTCGTCGTGGGGATCGAGCTGGAGAAAACGGTGCCCGGTGACACCGCCGCCCAATATCTCGGCGCCGCGGCGTGGACCGGTCACGAGGGGGCCGAAGCGCGCTATCTGTGGCCATCGATGTTCGCGCAGGTCGCCGACGAATACGACCGGCGTTACGGGCTAGACGACTCCCATCTGCGAGCCATTGCGCAACTCAATTTCGCCAACGCGCGCCGCAACCCCAACGCTTCGACCCGCGGCTGGACGATCCCCGACTTGGCTCAGGCCGACGACACCGCCAACCCGGTCATCGACGGCCGGCTGCGGCGGTTCGACTGTAGTCAGATGACCGACGGCGGCGCCGGATTGGTTCTGGTCAGCGACGCCTACCTCCGAGATCATCCCAATGCACAGCCGGTCGGTCGCATCGATGGCTGGGGACATCGCACCGTCGGGCTGGGTCTGCGGCAAAAACTGGACCGCGCTTCTGACGACCCGTACGTGCTGCCGCATGTGCGGGCCGCGGTATTGGACGCGCTGCGCCGCGCGCAGGTGAGCCTGGACGACGTCGACGGTTTTGAGGTGCACGACTGCTTTACGCCTAGCGAATACCTGGCCATCGACCACATCGGGCTGACCGGCCCCGGCGAATCGTGGAAGGCCATCGAAAATGGTGAGATCGAGATCGGCGGCCGGTT is a genomic window containing:
- a CDS encoding PE/PPE C-terminal domain-containing protein, which codes for MTTNYEFGDLDPLGDLDGYEAAAQAASLESEYPISADDMRADFWDTTDWTGLDGPVAAGLGEAASVGRLSVPQSWETTHQATVGTPPSWPMGYLAAKAQTEEGQMLYGIPVENTAEMPHNPYDL
- a CDS encoding acetyl-CoA acetyltransferase, with product MDSSTGVWILGGYQTDFARNFSKENRDFAALTAEVVPGTLASAKVDATDIAATGVIHVANAFGEMFASQGHLGAMPATVCDELWNTPASRHEAACASGSVATLAAMADLRSAAYDIALVVGIELEKTVPGDTAAQYLGAAAWTGHEGAEARYLWPSMFAQVADEYDRRYGLDDSHLRAIAQLNFANARRNPNASTRGWTIPDLAQADDTANPVIDGRLRRFDCSQMTDGGAGLVLVSDAYLRDHPNAQPVGRIDGWGHRTVGLGLRQKLDRASDDPYVLPHVRAAVLDALRRAQVSLDDVDGFEVHDCFTPSEYLAIDHIGLTGPGESWKAIENGEIEIGGRLPINPSGGLIGGGHPVGASGVRMLLDAAKQVSGSAGDYQVQNAKRFATLNFGGSTATTVSFVVSTVEGS